The Staphylococcus carnosus genome has a segment encoding these proteins:
- a CDS encoding SE1626 family protein, whose amino-acid sequence MKHLTKIFVVIAILSFLVSVYFQTTHQESSGIKLMLAAIMFMICAFISRNNDRRKKERDMQNKKK is encoded by the coding sequence GAAACATTTAACAAAAATATTTGTGGTAATCGCGATACTTTCTTTTTTAGTAAGTGTTTATTTCCAAACAACTCATCAAGAAAGCTCAGGCATTAAGCTAATGTTGGCTGCGATTATGTTTATGATATGCGCATTTATTAGCCGTAATAATGATCGGAGAAAAAAAGAAAGAGATATGCAAAATAAAAAGAAGTAA
- the pmtR gene encoding PSM export ABC transporter transcriptional regulator PmtR, whose amino-acid sequence MKILLKNNSEYPIYEQIKQQIKENILKGYISPGEHLPSMRELAKDLRVSLITTKRAYEDLEKDGFVTTVRGRGTFVKEQDNAILKEKQFIVIEDLTKSIVKEAKTIGMSLEELTEIVTLIYEEESE is encoded by the coding sequence ATGAAAATACTGCTTAAAAACAATAGTGAATATCCGATTTATGAACAAATCAAGCAGCAAATTAAAGAAAATATCCTTAAAGGGTATATTTCTCCCGGGGAACATCTTCCATCTATGAGAGAACTTGCAAAGGATTTACGTGTCAGCTTGATTACAACCAAACGTGCTTACGAAGACTTAGAAAAGGATGGATTTGTTACTACAGTCAGAGGAAGAGGTACTTTTGTTAAGGAACAAGATAATGCAATTTTGAAAGAAAAACAATTTATTGTTATTGAAGACTTAACAAAATCGATCGTGAAAGAGGCAAAAACTATTGGGATGTCACTTGAGGAGCTGACTGAAATCGTAACATTAATCTATGAGGAGGAAAGTGAATGA
- the pmtA gene encoding phenol-soluble modulin export ABC transporter ATP-binding protein PmtA — MNQNAIDVKQLNYKTNNFELNDITFRVPKGYVTGFIGSNGAGKTTLIRLIMNLIRPDSGNIEMLGFEMSNFEGEIKEKIGFIYSELYLNDKWTVKKCEQCISPMYEEWDESLFKHYIQKFNLPLNKKIKTFSTGMKMKLSFAIAFSHHAELYILDEPTSGLDPVARNEVLEIIQQELIDENKSVFFSTHIISDIEKIADHLVYLKDGQIIFDEQKHILLKEYQMIRGNTADLDEELKGYIINLKMKQTGFEGLTKEADAFIELFGDRVVITRPSIEELMVNIEQGDLSSDKLGDAL, encoded by the coding sequence ATGAATCAAAATGCCATTGATGTTAAGCAACTTAATTATAAAACCAACAACTTTGAACTCAATGATATTACATTTCGCGTTCCGAAAGGTTATGTTACTGGATTTATCGGTTCAAATGGTGCTGGGAAAACTACACTCATTCGCTTGATAATGAATTTAATCCGACCTGATTCAGGCAACATAGAAATGTTAGGATTCGAAATGTCGAATTTTGAAGGTGAAATCAAAGAAAAGATTGGATTCATTTATTCGGAATTATATCTGAATGATAAATGGACAGTTAAAAAGTGCGAGCAGTGTATTAGTCCCATGTATGAAGAGTGGGATGAGTCATTGTTTAAACATTACATCCAAAAGTTTAATTTGCCCTTGAATAAGAAAATCAAAACTTTTTCAACAGGCATGAAAATGAAATTATCTTTTGCCATTGCATTCAGTCATCATGCAGAGCTATACATCTTAGATGAACCAACCTCAGGATTAGACCCTGTAGCACGAAATGAAGTTCTGGAAATTATTCAACAAGAATTGATTGATGAAAATAAATCTGTTTTCTTTTCGACACATATTATTTCTGATATTGAAAAAATTGCTGATCATCTTGTTTATTTGAAAGATGGACAAATTATTTTTGATGAACAAAAGCATATTTTATTGAAAGAGTATCAAATGATTCGTGGTAATACGGCTGACTTAGATGAGGAACTTAAGGGTTATATTATCAATCTTAAAATGAAACAAACGGGTTTTGAAGGATTGACTAAAGAAGCTGACGCTTTTATAGAGTTATTTGGTGATCGCGTTGTCATTACTCGACCTAGTATTGAAGAGTTGATGGTCAATATTGAACAAGGTGATTTAAGCTCAGATAAGCTAGGTGATGCACTATGA
- the pmtB gene encoding phenol-soluble modulin export ABC transporter permease subunit PmtB produces the protein MKQLILRNLKLRKVSLIIYAALIIVSPFYHLFLNKHTVFGGIIYSILSVFVMFISLFDCGNAFRLQFKLGGNKAYYFNHSLPFSAQEQLNAHYLTTVLMSVAGAIVLTDYYNVPMGGEINGVEMTTPMYFIAINLIGHAIAFPKYSEVRRDFIPYWGFVVVVNFIVPVIFSMSLLLIAITTHSFKLIDNVLDYSINIFGIVFIIFGIILFGLTYFKQLKKINEAEQTY, from the coding sequence ATGAAACAATTAATACTTAGAAATTTAAAATTAAGAAAAGTATCGTTGATTATTTATGCAGCACTTATTATTGTATCTCCTTTTTATCATTTGTTTTTAAATAAGCATACTGTTTTTGGAGGCATCATCTATTCAATATTATCTGTATTTGTTATGTTCATTTCGCTTTTTGATTGTGGAAATGCATTCAGATTACAGTTTAAATTAGGAGGAAATAAGGCATACTATTTTAATCATAGTCTTCCTTTTTCAGCTCAAGAACAATTGAATGCGCATTATTTAACTACAGTCCTAATGTCCGTTGCAGGAGCGATTGTTTTAACAGACTATTACAATGTTCCGATGGGCGGAGAAATAAATGGTGTAGAAATGACTACGCCAATGTATTTTATCGCAATTAATTTAATAGGACATGCAATCGCATTTCCGAAATATTCTGAAGTCAGAAGGGATTTTATCCCTTATTGGGGATTTGTAGTTGTGGTGAATTTCATCGTGCCAGTGATTTTCAGCATGTCCTTGCTACTGATTGCAATCACAACCCATAGCTTTAAACTGATAGATAATGTTTTAGATTACTCTATTAATATCTTTGGAATCGTATTTATTATCTTTGGAATTATACTATTTGGTTTGACATACTTTAAACAACTTAAAAAAATCAATGAAGCAGAACAAACGTATTAA
- the pmtC gene encoding phenol-soluble modulin export ABC transporter ATP-binding protein PmtC, with translation MKLEHITKQYGENKVLDNIDFDFNQSRIVGLIGKNGVGKTTLMKIMNGNIINYKGKVDIKPEERIGYLIEHPKLYDNKTGLYNLKIFAQVLGSGFDKAYAQKIIDAFGMSPYIKKKVKKYSMGMKQKLAIAVSLMNKPKYLILDEPTNGMDPDGSIDVLETIQKLVNDLDMHILISSHKLEDIELICDRAVFLSDAHFVQDVDMSKGTPQDTTVLMLGKDLTDDQFKQVLDYLTVHYKILQSHKESGEISLKAIRDYKPLLKGLAGLEVFPEYIETRKTSLRDTYFNINQRGEHK, from the coding sequence ATGAAGCTAGAACATATTACGAAACAATATGGTGAAAACAAAGTCTTAGATAATATTGATTTTGATTTTAATCAAAGCCGTATTGTCGGATTGATTGGTAAAAATGGTGTCGGTAAAACGACTTTGATGAAAATAATGAATGGCAATATCATTAATTATAAAGGTAAGGTTGATATAAAACCTGAAGAACGAATTGGTTATTTAATTGAACATCCTAAATTATATGATAATAAAACTGGTTTATATAACCTGAAAATATTTGCTCAAGTTTTAGGGAGCGGCTTTGATAAAGCATATGCACAAAAAATTATTGATGCTTTTGGAATGTCGCCATACATTAAAAAGAAAGTTAAAAAATACTCTATGGGAATGAAACAAAAACTAGCAATAGCTGTTTCATTAATGAACAAACCTAAGTACTTAATTTTAGATGAACCTACAAATGGTATGGACCCAGATGGTTCAATCGATGTTTTAGAAACAATCCAAAAGTTAGTTAATGATTTGGATATGCATATCTTAATATCCAGTCATAAACTAGAAGATATCGAATTGATTTGCGATAGAGCTGTCTTCTTAAGTGATGCGCACTTTGTTCAAGATGTAGATATGTCGAAAGGAACACCTCAAGATACAACTGTTTTAATGTTAGGTAAAGATTTAACAGATGATCAATTTAAACAAGTATTAGATTATCTGACAGTGCATTATAAAATTTTGCAAAGTCATAAAGAGTCAGGAGAAATTTCTCTTAAAGCAATTAGAGATTACAAACCTTTACTCAAAGGCTTGGCAGGTTTAGAAGTATTTCCTGAATATATTGAAACACGCAAAACTTCTTTACGTGATACTTACTTTAATATTAATCAAAGAGGTGAGCATAAGTGA
- the pmtD gene encoding phenol-soluble modulin export ABC transporter permease subunit PmtD, with the protein MNIFQLVKHDIISIVKSPLTYLALILTFIPLIGVTALINQQMHKVNADMIMSAGSWFFSIVGLLFVIKTITRDIGQGTIQLYLNKVSNRIKYFIAKVISIVFISFLMTGILDLFVFIIQSATKGPDLKDEKFIQILWFYLIFFLFFGLLLFLISLIAPKPALIYALGIFLILIVPFAEPFLPMIPKIGDNIQKSLKYIPFSYLTSKTTSGNYTFSNWQWFISSASIVVLFIANALYITRKDI; encoded by the coding sequence GTGAATATCTTCCAACTTGTAAAACATGACATCATTAGTATTGTAAAAAGCCCTTTAACATATTTAGCCCTTATATTGACTTTCATTCCGCTTATTGGAGTAACTGCTTTAATTAATCAGCAAATGCATAAAGTGAATGCCGATATGATTATGTCAGCAGGCAGTTGGTTCTTTTCTATAGTCGGTTTACTCTTTGTGATTAAAACAATTACTAGAGATATTGGCCAAGGAACGATTCAACTATATTTAAATAAAGTAAGCAATCGTATTAAATACTTTATTGCGAAAGTAATTTCTATTGTTTTCATCTCATTTTTAATGACAGGTATTTTAGATTTATTTGTATTTATTATACAAAGTGCAACAAAAGGACCAGACCTTAAAGATGAAAAGTTTATTCAAATCTTATGGTTCTATTTGATTTTCTTCTTATTCTTCGGTCTATTATTATTTTTAATTTCTCTTATTGCACCTAAGCCTGCATTGATATATGCACTAGGGATTTTCTTGATACTTATCGTTCCATTTGCAGAACCATTCTTACCAATGATTCCAAAAATTGGAGATAATATCCAAAAATCTTTAAAATATATTCCATTCAGTTATTTAACAAGTAAGACAACATCAGGAAATTATACATTTTCAAACTGGCAGTGGTTCATATCTTCAGCTTCAATCGTAGTATTATTTATAGCCAATGCGCTTTATATTACACGTAAAGATATTTAA
- a CDS encoding thioredoxin family protein, giving the protein MANLETYYKNSQDLNTYIDQMSENKEGLLSIYNDFSVPQNDERINKIKQKDYSKVLVISEDWCGDAMMNIAILKHISELLNLEVHVFHRDQDTDLIDQYLTNGKSRSIPIFVFLNDNFEQENVWGPRAKPVQKFVEKTRSDFLPDKDDPSYDEKAQQVHKAISNRFKTDSNLWKDVYDSIIDKLLNP; this is encoded by the coding sequence ATGGCAAACTTAGAAACATATTATAAAAACAGCCAAGATTTGAATACGTACATTGATCAAATGAGTGAAAATAAGGAAGGATTACTTAGTATTTATAATGACTTCTCTGTTCCTCAAAATGATGAACGTATTAATAAAATTAAACAAAAAGATTATAGTAAAGTACTTGTGATTTCAGAAGATTGGTGTGGGGATGCCATGATGAACATTGCAATTCTGAAACATATCAGCGAATTGTTAAATTTAGAAGTACACGTTTTCCACCGAGATCAAGATACTGATTTAATAGATCAATATTTAACAAACGGAAAATCACGTTCAATACCTATCTTTGTTTTTCTTAATGATAACTTTGAACAAGAAAACGTATGGGGGCCACGTGCAAAGCCTGTACAAAAGTTTGTTGAAAAAACACGTTCTGATTTTTTACCAGACAAAGACGATCCTTCATATGATGAAAAAGCACAACAAGTACACAAAGCTATCTCTAATCGATTTAAAACAGATTCAAATCTTTGGAAAGATGTTTATGATTCCATTATAGATAAATTGCTTAATCCATAA
- a CDS encoding HAAS signaling domain-containing protein, with the protein MNKITFLNDLESELRWLPRKEQDRIMFKYEDIFYEGERNGRSEAEILESMEPPKKIAKEIYAQHAIDNAESAPNAQNVTKAVLATIGIGLMTLIIILIPLIFVVIIILALLLTSLVLLLAPIIMALANILDGFSHFLFSDFLFSISYTGLGIILIVLIFKLAEILYKLILKYLRWNLKIIKGSIQG; encoded by the coding sequence GTGAATAAAATAACATTTTTAAATGACTTAGAGAGTGAGTTAAGATGGTTGCCTAGAAAAGAACAAGATAGAATTATGTTTAAATATGAAGATATATTCTATGAAGGAGAACGTAATGGCCGCTCTGAAGCTGAAATACTAGAAAGCATGGAACCTCCTAAAAAAATTGCGAAAGAAATTTATGCTCAGCATGCGATAGATAATGCTGAAAGTGCTCCCAATGCGCAGAATGTAACCAAAGCGGTATTAGCTACAATCGGGATAGGATTAATGACCTTGATTATCATCCTGATCCCTTTAATATTTGTGGTTATTATTATATTAGCTCTGTTACTTACATCGTTAGTATTATTATTAGCACCGATTATTATGGCACTTGCAAATATATTGGATGGTTTTTCGCATTTTTTATTCAGCGATTTTCTTTTCTCGATCAGCTACACAGGACTCGGTATCATTTTGATTGTGTTGATTTTTAAACTTGCTGAAATCCTGTATAAATTGATTTTGAAATACTTGCGTTGGAATTTAAAAATAATAAAAGGGAGCATACAAGGATGA
- a CDS encoding DUF4097 family beta strand repeat-containing protein has product MNYSIHNGILKISEKQKNDIAPSINPFKKNKQNMTIEVPKKKLNDVNISTDVGDIDFEGVRANTATIWNNISDVNFNRSQINSVEIKSESSRLNFNHTSFNNGNVKIDNGSIKGDNSIVRDSVFIIERGNINLKNMEKTCDLKAFAKNGSINFDYQDKPKDTLLKLNPSDGKKVVNNPNFEDEKTGNGKNILEFYTNHGDIKIN; this is encoded by the coding sequence ATTAATTATTCAATCCATAATGGTATTTTAAAAATATCAGAAAAACAAAAAAATGATATTGCACCGTCTATTAATCCATTCAAGAAAAACAAGCAAAACATGACAATTGAAGTTCCAAAGAAAAAGTTAAACGATGTAAATATTTCAACTGATGTGGGGGATATTGATTTTGAAGGAGTCCGTGCTAATACAGCAACGATTTGGAATAATATTTCTGATGTAAATTTCAATAGGAGTCAAATCAATAGTGTGGAGATTAAATCTGAATCTTCTCGTCTGAACTTTAACCATACCAGCTTCAACAATGGCAATGTTAAAATTGATAATGGATCAATAAAAGGGGATAATTCCATTGTCAGAGATAGCGTGTTTATCATTGAAAGAGGCAATATTAATTTGAAAAACATGGAAAAAACATGTGATTTAAAAGCATTTGCAAAAAATGGCAGTATTAATTTTGACTATCAAGATAAGCCTAAAGATACTTTATTGAAATTAAATCCATCTGATGGTAAAAAAGTTGTGAATAACCCCAATTTTGAAGATGAAAAAACGGGTAATGGAAAAAATATTCTTGAATTTTACACCAATCATGGCGATATCAAAATAAATTAG
- a CDS encoding C45 family autoproteolytic acyltransferase/hydolase, whose translation MQKVQSDIMTFRGSHFDLGVETGKWMKQTRLLQNREKEWKKRLPRFDIDANETHSIFQTYAPQIWEELIGMREVLELPIRQIVFNFAHYRFTPIKKDSGCTVFLGNDYLVRNYDYHPATYDGRYLLYQPNDGGYAQIGPTSRVTGRMDGLNGEGLAMGYNFMHRKKPANGFVCYMIGRLILELCKNTEEAIQLLSEIPHRSSFSYIMMDKNLNHAIVEVSPRDINVRYDRTCTNHFKLLTHENRNYTKESKERLARTLKQTDIQMDKRKAFELFNNPEYEIYSKLFSSWSGTIHTSMYNPETMEAWIALGENGTPVQIDFNKWLAGNELNIHSFDGYIDTEIQFASK comes from the coding sequence ATGCAGAAAGTTCAATCGGATATCATGACATTTCGAGGTTCCCACTTTGATTTAGGTGTGGAAACTGGAAAATGGATGAAACAGACACGTTTGCTTCAAAATAGAGAAAAAGAATGGAAAAAACGGCTACCTCGCTTTGATATTGATGCTAATGAAACTCATTCAATATTTCAAACCTATGCGCCGCAAATTTGGGAAGAATTGATCGGAATGCGAGAAGTTCTTGAACTGCCGATTCGCCAAATTGTATTCAACTTTGCCCATTATCGTTTTACACCTATAAAAAAAGACAGTGGTTGTACAGTTTTTTTAGGTAATGATTACCTTGTTAGAAACTATGATTATCATCCTGCTACTTATGATGGCCGTTACCTGCTTTATCAGCCTAATGATGGAGGGTACGCACAAATAGGACCTACTTCTAGAGTGACAGGAAGAATGGATGGTTTAAACGGAGAAGGACTTGCAATGGGTTATAATTTTATGCATCGCAAAAAACCAGCTAATGGCTTTGTTTGCTATATGATTGGAAGACTGATTCTAGAACTATGTAAAAATACAGAGGAAGCAATTCAACTACTGTCAGAAATTCCACATCGCAGTTCATTCAGCTATATTATGATGGATAAAAATTTAAATCATGCTATCGTTGAAGTTTCTCCCAGAGATATTAATGTACGCTACGATCGGACATGTACTAATCATTTTAAATTACTTACGCACGAAAATAGAAACTATACTAAAGAGTCGAAAGAACGCCTTGCACGCACTTTGAAACAAACTGATATTCAAATGGATAAAAGAAAAGCATTTGAATTATTTAATAACCCTGAATATGAAATTTACAGTAAATTATTCAGCAGCTGGTCTGGTACGATACACACAAGTATGTATAATCCTGAAACAATGGAAGCATGGATTGCATTAGGTGAAAATGGTACACCGGTTCAAATTGATTTTAATAAATGGTTAGCTGGAAATGAACTCAATATTCATTCATTTGACGGCTATATTGATACTGAAATACAATTTGCCTCTAAATAA
- a CDS encoding YolD-like family protein, translated as MTLKYSNSETDYRKIPRSQLETNIPQGRGMVKWAPFATLPEQFERLHQYVTDQTKVERPVLSEDQIHELNQKIYIAFNKNCPIKVRYFYNGRILMMNMMPKKIDSLEQLLIGQELKTKQNVKLSLLDVTQISLIRL; from the coding sequence ATGACTTTGAAATATTCAAATTCAGAAACAGATTATCGGAAGATTCCACGCAGCCAATTAGAGACGAATATTCCTCAAGGAAGAGGAATGGTAAAATGGGCACCATTTGCCACCTTACCAGAACAATTCGAACGTTTACATCAATATGTAACAGATCAAACAAAAGTAGAACGCCCTGTACTATCTGAAGATCAAATCCATGAACTCAACCAAAAAATTTATATTGCTTTCAACAAGAACTGCCCTATCAAAGTACGCTATTTTTACAATGGAAGAATTCTCATGATGAATATGATGCCTAAAAAAATTGACTCCTTAGAACAATTATTGATTGGACAGGAGTTAAAAACAAAACAAAATGTAAAACTTTCTTTATTAGACGTTACTCAAATTTCTTTAATTCGCCTCTAA